In a single window of the Nicotiana tomentosiformis chromosome 8, ASM39032v3, whole genome shotgun sequence genome:
- the LOC104117321 gene encoding leucine-rich repeat receptor-like serine/threonine-protein kinase SKM1, producing the protein MAKKGSKPRDKLIMFVFAFMLFYMQQCRCSELELLLSMKASMKDPLGSLHDWIPSQSFCHWNGVICDELSHVAKIELSGKNLSGKISESVFNLPHVESIDLSNNQLSGEIPSNFSSCLALRFLNLSNNNFTGPLPQGSRIPLLETLDLSNNMISGKIPENIGLFSSLKVLDFGGNVLIGSIPKSIANISNLEFLTLASNQLIGEIPGELGLMKKLKLIYLGYNNFSGGIPKEIGELTSLYHLDLVYNNLTGEIPSSIGNLTNLKYLFLYINKLTGPIPRSLFNLKKLVSLDLSDNFLSGEIPELISQLQNLEVLQLFANNFTGRIPNALTSLPHIQVLQLWSNKLSGEIPKDLGKYNNLTILDLSTNNLTGKIPESICYSGHLFKLILFSNSLQGEIPVSLSHCKSLQRVRLQNNQLSGELAVEFTKLPLVYFLDISGNNLFGSISERKWDMPALQMLNLARNKFFGTLPNSFGTKNLENLVLSENGFSGNIPRSFGQFSELMELKLRSNKLSGEIPDELSSCKKLVTLDLSQNQLSGQIPMSLSEMPVLSLLDLSMNELSGEIPPNLGKVESLVLVNISHNHFHGILPSTGAFLAINSSAVVGNQLCGGRGDEITSGLPPCKAAKRSSIWWFFLTCLLGILVLLVFSALVVVFIQRRRELKLKKVESTQDGNWDIQFFDSKASKSITLNDILSSEISNTQIFVKKFNHVKLNIPKSFWTDIQELGNVRHPNVVKLIAACKSEKCGILVYEYVEGKDWSEAIGVMNWERRQKVAIGIARALKYLHFSCSPSIVVGDLSPRKVFIDGKDEAHLRLSLPTIFTSSKGFSSSAYVGPEYKGISEKSDIYGFGLLLIELLTGKNPADAEFGLHENVVDWARYCYSECHLETWVDPAMKSDAVNNQNKMVEMMNVALQCTASEATSRPCASDVAKTLDSFVRSNSCGLGLKRCSSV; encoded by the exons ATGGCCAAGAAAGGATCAAAACCACGCGATAAGTTGATCATGTTCGTGTTCGCGTTCATGCTATTTTACATGCAGCAGTGTAGATGTTCTGAGCTCGAGCTACTTTTATCGATGAAAGCATCGATGAAGGATCCGTTAGGGTCTCTTCATGATTGGATTCCATCTCAATCTTTTTGCCATTGGAATGGTGTTATTTGTGATGAGTTGTCTCATGTTGCCAAAATTGAGCTCTCAGGAAAGAATTTATCTGGAAAAATATCTGAGAGTGTTTTCAACTTGCCACATGTTGAATCAATTGATCTCTCCAATAATCAGCTTTCCGGTGAAATTCCAAGCAATTTCTCATCTTGTTTGGCACTTAGATTTCTCAATCTTAGCAACAATAACTTCACAGGTCCACTTCCTCAAGGCTCAAGAATCCCACTTCTTGAGACATTGGATCTATCAAATAACATGATTTCAGGGAAAATCCCCGAAAATATTGGACTATTTTCGAGTCTCAAAGTTCTCGATTTTGGTGGAAATGTCTTGATTGGGAGCATTCCAAAGTCTATTGCAAATATTTCTAATTTGGAATTCTTGACTCTTGCTTCAAACCAATTAATCGGAGAAATTCCTGGAGAACTAGGTCTTATGAAGAAATTGAAGCTTATTTACTTGGGATATAACAATTTCTCAGGTGGAATTCCAAAGGAGATTGGTGAATTGACTTCTTTATATCATCTTGATCTCGTGTACAACAATCTAACAGGTGAAATCCCTTCATCTATAGGTAATCTCACCAATCTTAAGTACCTTTTTCTCTACATAAACAAGCTCACTGGCCCAATTCCAAGATCCTTATTCAATCTCAAGAAATTGGTATCACTTGATTTAAGTGATAACTTCTTGTCTGGTGAAATTCCTGAGCTTATATCCCAATTGCAAAATCTGGAAGTTCTACAATTGTTTGCCAATAATTTCACTGGTAGAATTCCAAATGCTTTGACTTCTTTGCCCCATATTCAAGTTCTTCAACTATGGTCTAACAAATTATCAGGTGAGATTCCTAAGGACCTTGGAAAATACAACAATCTCACAATTCTAGACCTTTCCACCAATAATCTCACTGGAAAAATACCCGAAAGCATATGTTATTCCGGCCATCTTTTTAAACTCATACTCTTCTCAAATTCACTCCAAGGCGAAATTCCTGTGAGCTTGAGCCATTGCAAAAGCTTACAAAGGGTCCGCTTGCAAAACAACCAACTCAGTGGTGAATTGGCCGTGGAATTCACTAAACTCCCACTTGTTTACTTCCTCGATATCTCGGGCAACAATCTTTTTGGATCCATTAGTGAAAGGAAATGGGATATGCCAGCACTTCAAATGCTAAATTTGGCTAGGAACAAGTTTTTTGGTACCTTGCCAAATTCCTTTGGTACCAAGAATCTTGAAAATCTAGTCTTGTCAGAAAATGGTTTTTCTGGTAATATTCCTCGAAGTTTCGGGCAATTTTCAGAACTAATGGAGCTGAAGCTACGTAGCAACAAACTTTCAGGTGAAATCCCAGATGAATTATCTTCATGCAAAAAGCTTGTGACTCTTGACCTAAGCCAAAATCAGCTATCAGGTCAAATTCCAATGAGTCTTTCAGAAATGCCAGTCCTTAGCCTTCTTGATTTGTCAATGAATGAATTATCAGGCGAAATCCCACCAAATTTAGGAAAAGTTGAATCACTTGTCCTAGTCAATATTTCTCACAACCATTTCCATGGAATTTTACCATCCACTGGAGCTTTCCTAGCCATAAATTCCAGCGCGGTGGTCGGAAATCAACTTTGTGGTGGCCGCGGCGACGAAATCACAAGTGGTTTGCCGCCGTGCAAAGCCGCCAAAAGAAGCTCAATTTGGTGGTTCTTCTTGACTTGTCTTCTTGGTATACTAGTCTTGTTAGTATTCTCAGCCTTGGTTGTAGTATTCATCCAAAGGAGAAGAGAGTTGAAGCTCAAGAAAGTTGAGAGTACTCAAGATGGTAATTGGGATATTCAATTCTTTGATTCCAAAGCTTCAAAATCCATCACCCTCAATGACATTTTATCTTCTGAAATAAGCAACACACAAATCTTTGTGAAGAAATTCAATCATGTGAAATTGAATATTCCAAAAAGTTTTTGGACAGATATTCAAGAACTAGGGAACGTTCGACATCCAAATGTTGTGAAGCTCATAGCTGCATGCAAATCAGAGAAATGTGGAATTTTGGTTTATGAGTACGTAGAAGGAAAAGATTGGAGTGAAGCAATTGGAGTCATGAATTGGGAACGTAGACAAAAAGTGGCTATAGGAATTGCTAGGGCTCTCAAATATTTGCATTTTTCTTGTTCGCCAAGTATTGTTGTCGGTGACCTTTCTCCTCGGAAAGTTTTCATCGACGGCAAAGATGAAGCTCACCTGAGATTGAGTCTTCCTACTATTTTCACTAGCAGCAAAGGTTTCAGCTCTTCAGCCTACGTTGGTCCAG AATACAAAGGAATATCTGAGAAGAGTGACATATATGGATTTGGCCTTCTACTAATTGAGCTATTGACTGGCAAAAACCCTGCTGATGCTGAATTTGGCTTGCATGAGAATGTCGTCGATTGGGCACGATATTGCTACTCAGAATGCCATTTAGAGACATGGGTTGATCCAGCAATGAAGAGTGATGCAGTGAATAATCAGAATAAAATGGTGGAAATGATGAATGTAGCACTGCAGTGCACTGCTAGTGAAGCAACATCAAGACCCTGTGCTAGTGATGTTGCAAAGACCTTGGACTCTTTTGTGAGATCAAATTCTTGTGGTTTAGGTTTGAAAAGGTGTTCTAGTGTTTAG